The proteins below are encoded in one region of Candidatus Flexicrinis proximus:
- a CDS encoding tetratricopeptide repeat protein: MTDGQPVPELRIETLGGLRVTINGAPIPGFISRKVDALLVYLACTRREHPRETLGELLWDDLSQERTMGNLRTALSDLQKHLAPYLNISRYSAGVTLDAPIWVDSIVLNKALDQADRVLQLNESLNAAAADGLSEALALVGGDFLRGFSIKSARGFEGWYLLEAERLRGRVIEAYGRLAEYALKKRLYKQGLDYATRTLKIDPLWEPAHRSVMKLLALSGQRSQAIAQYETCCKLLEEELALEPEDDTLALYEQIIAGELAPQAETPSAVAPTFTLPDTPFVPRPSLQARIDGLLNRPDCRLIALVGPGGSGKTRLAIDAAARHAANFPDGIAFVPLERATETEEAIAAIVSALQIGTRDHSLERRLIEHLYGREILLVLDTVEQVKGISAFIERLLIVARSLRILVTSQERLNIKTEYAVSISGMDVPAADAANAESYPSIALFSQHAERITGDFDMTAHLPDVIALCAFVSGNPLAIELAAAWSRLMTPAQILSEIRRSGDFLTSTAQDAPDRHRSMRAVFDWTWARFSAADRELASKMAVFSGDFSPEAATAIAGASAVTLTALADRSLVMVSGGRCRVHGLLRGFLVEKLEMDAEAASKAHSTHAVFFAMWASKLIPSLIKHTDNDSVALVIREADNLSSAWRYAVASRNADWLEPLAEVYFYFHRAMNRYAEGAALMQEALEALGEAKQRVFARISTFSGVLQMSLAHYEQAMVALRAGIAELTVNDDANLLRIAHDAMGATAYATGDYDAARAGFEAALEVARMIDDRRAAANSLFRLGDIQAVHGDYAGAQGLLEDGLSLGDDAASPHDRVRYLNLLADVACKVGDYEAAHQYAEEALSAATVIGSRVQRGVALATLGRADYGRGLYKESRDFLRRSVAQAEEIENRWGKAFGQAYLARTCWHLNELAAARFHLEQAQAVAQDIQSAWLMALIQRLRALPAIERSGSPIQMLGMAVALARSIRAIPLALDALAGLATALLDAGAQEEAALFARCAASDSVSEADTRAAAESVLAVLPASESGTAINRNAVFDRAVVISASFVPNIA, encoded by the coding sequence ATGACCGATGGACAGCCTGTACCCGAATTACGAATCGAGACGTTGGGTGGACTGCGCGTCACCATCAACGGCGCGCCGATCCCGGGGTTTATCTCCCGCAAAGTCGACGCGCTCCTAGTTTACCTGGCCTGCACGCGGCGCGAACACCCTCGCGAGACCCTGGGCGAACTCTTATGGGACGACCTTTCGCAAGAACGGACGATGGGCAACCTGCGAACGGCGCTCTCCGACCTTCAGAAGCATCTGGCTCCGTATCTGAACATCAGCCGTTACAGCGCGGGGGTGACCCTGGATGCACCGATCTGGGTGGACTCGATCGTGCTGAACAAAGCCCTCGACCAGGCGGACCGGGTGCTGCAACTGAACGAGTCGCTGAACGCGGCTGCCGCCGATGGGCTGTCGGAAGCACTGGCGCTGGTGGGCGGCGATTTCCTGCGCGGATTCAGCATCAAGAGCGCGCGCGGATTTGAAGGCTGGTACCTGCTGGAGGCGGAACGGCTGCGCGGACGGGTGATCGAGGCCTACGGGCGCCTGGCTGAATACGCCCTGAAGAAGCGGCTGTATAAGCAAGGGTTGGATTACGCCACACGGACCCTGAAGATCGACCCCTTGTGGGAACCCGCGCACCGATCGGTGATGAAACTGCTGGCGCTGAGCGGCCAGCGATCGCAGGCGATCGCGCAATATGAGACGTGCTGCAAGCTGCTGGAAGAAGAACTCGCGCTGGAACCCGAGGACGACACTCTGGCGTTATACGAGCAGATCATCGCCGGGGAACTCGCGCCCCAAGCGGAAACGCCGAGCGCCGTCGCGCCTACTTTCACGCTGCCGGACACGCCGTTTGTGCCGCGTCCATCGCTGCAAGCGCGAATCGATGGGCTGCTGAACCGCCCCGACTGCCGGTTAATTGCACTGGTCGGGCCAGGCGGGAGCGGCAAGACACGGCTGGCGATCGACGCGGCGGCACGCCACGCAGCGAATTTCCCGGATGGAATCGCATTTGTGCCGTTGGAGCGCGCCACCGAGACCGAAGAGGCCATCGCGGCGATTGTCAGCGCGCTGCAGATCGGCACACGGGATCACTCGCTTGAGCGCCGGTTGATCGAGCATCTTTACGGACGTGAAATCCTACTGGTCCTGGACACGGTCGAACAGGTAAAGGGGATTTCGGCGTTCATTGAGCGACTGCTGATCGTCGCACGGTCACTGCGGATCCTGGTCACTTCTCAAGAACGGCTGAATATCAAAACCGAGTATGCCGTGAGCATCAGCGGCATGGACGTTCCGGCGGCAGATGCGGCCAACGCGGAGTCGTATCCCTCAATCGCGCTGTTCTCGCAACACGCGGAACGGATTACCGGGGATTTCGACATGACGGCCCACCTGCCGGATGTGATCGCACTCTGCGCGTTCGTCAGTGGAAACCCGCTGGCGATTGAACTGGCGGCGGCCTGGTCGCGCCTGATGACCCCGGCGCAAATCCTCTCAGAAATCCGGCGCAGCGGCGACTTTCTCACGTCGACAGCGCAGGATGCCCCGGACCGTCACCGCTCGATGCGGGCCGTATTCGACTGGACCTGGGCGCGATTCAGCGCGGCAGACCGCGAACTGGCGTCGAAGATGGCGGTATTCAGCGGCGATTTCTCGCCGGAGGCCGCGACAGCTATCGCGGGGGCATCGGCGGTAACCCTGACAGCGCTGGCGGATCGCTCGCTGGTGATGGTCAGCGGCGGAAGATGCAGGGTACATGGGCTTCTGCGCGGATTCCTGGTCGAGAAACTCGAGATGGATGCGGAGGCTGCCAGCAAAGCGCATTCGACACATGCGGTGTTTTTCGCGATGTGGGCAAGCAAGTTGATTCCGAGTCTGATCAAGCACACCGACAACGATTCGGTTGCGCTGGTGATCCGGGAGGCAGACAACCTCAGCAGTGCGTGGCGGTATGCGGTGGCGAGCCGAAACGCGGACTGGCTTGAACCGCTGGCCGAGGTGTATTTCTATTTTCACCGTGCGATGAACCGATACGCTGAAGGCGCCGCTTTGATGCAGGAAGCGCTTGAAGCGCTCGGCGAAGCGAAACAGCGAGTCTTCGCCCGGATCAGCACGTTTTCGGGCGTGCTCCAGATGTCGCTGGCGCACTACGAACAGGCGATGGTGGCGCTGCGCGCGGGAATCGCCGAATTGACGGTCAACGACGATGCCAACCTGCTGCGCATCGCACATGACGCGATGGGTGCGACGGCCTACGCGACAGGGGATTACGATGCGGCGCGCGCCGGCTTCGAGGCAGCACTCGAGGTCGCCCGGATGATCGACGACCGGCGGGCGGCTGCAAACTCTCTCTTCCGATTGGGTGATATTCAGGCGGTTCACGGGGATTACGCCGGGGCGCAGGGATTGCTGGAGGATGGTCTTTCGCTGGGGGACGATGCTGCAAGTCCTCATGATCGTGTGCGCTACCTGAACCTGCTGGCTGATGTGGCATGTAAAGTCGGGGACTATGAGGCTGCACACCAGTATGCCGAGGAAGCCCTGAGCGCGGCTACGGTCATCGGAAGCCGCGTGCAGCGCGGAGTCGCGCTTGCTACGCTTGGACGCGCAGACTACGGCCGCGGCCTCTATAAGGAATCGCGCGATTTCCTGCGCCGCAGCGTCGCGCAAGCCGAGGAGATCGAGAACCGCTGGGGTAAGGCATTCGGACAGGCGTATCTGGCGCGGACGTGCTGGCATCTGAATGAGCTGGCGGCAGCCCGTTTTCATCTGGAACAAGCTCAGGCCGTCGCCCAGGATATTCAGAGCGCGTGGCTGATGGCACTGATCCAACGCCTGCGCGCGCTTCCGGCAATCGAACGCAGCGGCAGCCCGATCCAAATGCTGGGAATGGCGGTCGCTCTGGCACGGAGCATCAGGGCGATACCGCTTGCGCTGGATGCGCTGGCCGGGCTGGCGACCGCGCTGCTGGATGCTGGCGCGCAGGAGGAGGCCGCGCTGTTCGCGCGGTGCGCGGCGTCGGATTCGGTGAGCGAGGCCGACACCCGTGCCGCCGCCGAGTCCGTGCTGGCCGTACTGCCCGCCTCGGAAAGCGGGACAGCCATTAACCGCAACGCCGTTTTTGACCGCGCAGTGGTTATTTCTGCCTCGTTTGTGCCGAACATAGCGTGA